From the Pseudoalteromonas tunicata genome, one window contains:
- a CDS encoding MFS transporter: MSHSFKYSLVVLTLFAVICDSMLMPFYPQFFSSEFAVSDPKYVGLYVASIGIVVMFFFPFWAQVAKKIAVLPLLVGTQFAAASLSIACYWNEELLSFWVFSLTMIAFKASYLLVYPYLMSFEDKSKYTHTIGLLTVVAHFGVIIGAVVGGSILEFTEAKNVFLLMALGDFIQMLVCLCLINIAPKTAVDKKESESSKAKRNKSKVIFLALLMMSFYFSVYLIRPFFAAYWHTLVDFGGDVIAGVIYALPALMALIMLWKNYRTTQQDYRLFAALLLALSGMLLQASSIALLFITGRCLFGLAIFIIMVRLDLILYQISSPDSYASDYSKVHFFQNLGVLISSFTAGLLVSWHGLVMPFWMASLGLGITLFLVFWFEKKPNLQSTIEQPINEL, translated from the coding sequence ATGAGTCATTCATTTAAATATTCGTTAGTGGTGCTTACTTTGTTTGCAGTGATTTGCGATTCAATGTTAATGCCCTTTTATCCTCAATTTTTTTCATCTGAGTTTGCTGTTTCAGATCCTAAATACGTTGGTTTATATGTTGCCTCAATTGGCATAGTTGTGATGTTTTTCTTTCCATTTTGGGCGCAAGTAGCAAAAAAAATAGCTGTTTTACCCTTATTGGTTGGGACGCAATTTGCAGCAGCAAGCTTGAGTATTGCCTGTTATTGGAATGAGGAATTGCTTAGCTTCTGGGTTTTTTCATTAACTATGATCGCTTTTAAAGCCAGTTATTTGCTGGTTTATCCTTACTTAATGAGCTTCGAAGATAAAAGCAAATACACCCATACCATTGGGTTATTAACAGTAGTTGCGCATTTTGGTGTGATTATAGGGGCAGTTGTTGGTGGTAGCATTTTAGAGTTTACAGAGGCTAAAAATGTATTTTTGCTAATGGCGCTCGGTGATTTTATACAGATGCTAGTGTGTTTATGTTTAATTAATATCGCCCCTAAAACTGCTGTGGATAAAAAAGAGTCTGAAAGCTCTAAAGCCAAACGTAATAAGAGTAAGGTGATATTTTTAGCACTATTGATGATGAGCTTTTATTTTAGTGTCTATTTGATTAGGCCTTTTTTTGCTGCCTATTGGCATACGCTGGTGGACTTTGGTGGTGATGTAATCGCTGGCGTTATTTACGCGTTACCAGCCTTAATGGCACTGATTATGTTATGGAAAAACTATCGCACAACACAGCAAGATTATCGGCTGTTTGCGGCGTTGTTGTTAGCGCTGAGCGGTATGTTATTGCAGGCATCATCAATTGCTTTGCTTTTTATTACTGGTCGCTGCTTATTTGGTTTAGCCATATTTATCATCATGGTACGGTTAGATTTAATCCTTTATCAAATTAGTAGTCCAGATTCTTATGCCAGTGATTACAGCAAGGTACATTTTTTTCAAAACTTAGGAGTGCTTATTTCTTCTTTTACGGCTGGTTTGTTAGTGAGTTGGCACGGGTTGGTGATGCCATTTTGGATGGCGAGCTTAGGTTTAGGGATTACCCTTTTTTTAGTTTTTTGGTTCGAAAAAAAGCCCAATTTGCAGAGCACAATTGAGCAGCCAATTAATGAACTTTAA
- a CDS encoding lysine N(6)-hydroxylase/L-ornithine N(5)-oxygenase family protein yields MRDCIYDFIGIGIGPFNLSLACMSAPLKDVTSLFLDKQTGFDWHPGMMLPDATLQTPFMSDLVTMADPTSPYSFLNYIKQQGRLYSFYIRESFFLLRQEYNQYCQWATEQLANVRFNCNVQHVEFDVAADHFIVQTSQGNYFAKHLVIGTGPTPQVPKCAEGLTGSVIHSSQYLEHKVALQKNNSISIIGSGQSAAEIFYDLLQDIDLHRYQLNWVTRSPRFYPLEYSKLTLEMTSPEYVDYFYQLPSDKRQKLNRRQHNLYKGINSELINNIFDCLYRKKLSYELDVNLHTNSRLNAIKYHHVGQQFEMEFQHTEQNHDFLMRSEGIVFATGYKSVQPGFLSGIESLIDRDEQGQFQVARNYSIDKAHKRIFIQNAEHHTHGFATPDLGMACYRNACLLRAITGHEHYLVERQIAFQQFAAPGCELATEIELFRA; encoded by the coding sequence ATGCGTGATTGTATTTATGACTTTATTGGCATTGGCATTGGGCCATTTAACTTAAGTTTGGCGTGTATGTCTGCGCCTTTGAAAGATGTAACTAGTTTGTTTTTAGATAAGCAAACTGGTTTTGATTGGCACCCTGGCATGATGCTTCCTGATGCTACTTTACAGACACCTTTTATGTCTGATTTAGTAACGATGGCCGACCCAACGAGTCCTTATAGTTTTTTGAATTATATAAAGCAACAGGGTCGGCTGTATTCATTTTATATTCGCGAAAGTTTCTTTTTATTACGACAAGAATATAACCAGTATTGCCAATGGGCAACGGAGCAATTAGCCAATGTAAGATTTAATTGTAATGTTCAACATGTTGAGTTTGATGTTGCAGCCGATCACTTTATTGTACAAACATCGCAAGGAAATTATTTTGCTAAACATTTGGTGATTGGTACAGGGCCTACTCCCCAAGTCCCTAAATGTGCAGAGGGTTTAACTGGCAGTGTGATTCATTCAAGTCAGTACCTTGAACATAAAGTTGCGTTACAAAAAAACAACTCCATCAGTATTATTGGTAGCGGTCAAAGTGCCGCAGAAATTTTTTATGATTTGCTTCAGGATATCGATTTGCATCGTTATCAACTCAATTGGGTAACCCGATCACCCAGATTCTACCCGCTTGAATATTCCAAATTAACCTTAGAAATGACTTCGCCAGAATATGTTGATTATTTCTATCAATTACCAAGTGACAAGCGCCAAAAGCTTAATCGCCGCCAACATAATTTGTATAAAGGAATTAATAGTGAATTGATTAACAATATTTTTGATTGCCTTTATCGTAAAAAATTAAGTTACGAGCTTGATGTTAATTTACATACAAATAGCAGATTAAACGCAATTAAATATCATCATGTTGGTCAGCAGTTTGAGATGGAATTTCAACACACTGAGCAAAACCATGACTTTTTAATGCGCAGTGAAGGGATCGTCTTTGCAACAGGGTATAAGTCAGTGCAACCGGGCTTTCTCAGTGGCATTGAAAGTCTTATCGATCGTGATGAGCAAGGGCAATTCCAAGTGGCACGCAATTACAGTATAGATAAAGCGCATAAGCGGATTTTTATTCAAAATGCTGAGCACCATACTCACGGTTTTGCGACCCCAGATTTAGGTATGGCTTGTTATCGTAATGCATGTTTATTACGAGCAATAACAGGCCATGAACATTATTTGGTTGAGCGTCAAATAGCTTTTCAGCAATTTGCTGCGCCGGGCTGTGAACTGGCCACAGAAATAGAGTTGTTCCGCGCATGA
- a CDS encoding pyridoxal phosphate-dependent decarboxylase family protein — translation MVQFNVLQSTQTQLHRPSQSTMVSSLFNDKNLALFQMGIKKVVELLSTNMKDNQQPFSGILPHELAVSFQGVDLDKPLDNLDDALTEISDLYLKDAVYFHQPKYLAHLNCPITYQAILADLLATSINTAVETWDQSGGATFIEQSLIDWTVAKIGLGDAADGVFTSGGTQSNLMAMLLARDYQCQQYFGSSNKQQGLAKDFHRLKIFTSQVSHFSIQKAAAILGLGYDAVVSVPCDPYFRMDAVKLAQALEYCHQAGDIPMAVVATAGTTDFGSIDPLGCIAGLAKQYGAWFHVDAAYGGGLLITPHYHHKLAGIEQADSVTIDYHKSFFQPVSCSAFFVKQKKHLSVVTYHAEYLNPLSQQQAGVPDLCNKSIQTTRRFDALKLWLSLRTVGANSLGLALEQVMHLAQQAYSLLSSDSEIEVVHFPQLSTLVFRYLPKNNPNLKLVDETNRFIRTQLSRQGQALIAATKIEGHQYLKFTFLNCTTQIKDVQQVLMLIKQYGEQFLNQALSSQLQGSAIAALEIEHA, via the coding sequence ATGGTTCAGTTCAATGTATTGCAATCGACTCAAACTCAGTTGCACCGTCCTTCCCAATCCACGATGGTTAGTTCTCTGTTCAACGATAAAAATCTTGCGCTGTTTCAGATGGGGATTAAAAAAGTTGTTGAGCTGTTGTCAACAAATATGAAAGATAATCAACAGCCCTTCAGCGGTATTTTACCTCATGAATTAGCTGTTTCATTTCAAGGCGTTGATCTTGATAAGCCTTTAGATAATCTCGATGACGCACTCACAGAGATATCTGATTTATATTTAAAAGATGCAGTGTATTTTCATCAGCCTAAATATTTAGCGCATTTAAATTGCCCGATTACATATCAAGCAATTTTGGCGGATCTACTTGCAACATCGATTAATACCGCAGTTGAAACGTGGGATCAAAGTGGCGGGGCAACATTTATTGAGCAAAGCTTAATTGATTGGACGGTGGCAAAAATTGGTTTGGGTGATGCTGCAGACGGTGTTTTTACCAGTGGCGGAACACAATCAAATTTGATGGCTATGTTGCTTGCCCGCGATTACCAATGTCAGCAATATTTTGGGAGTAGCAATAAACAGCAAGGTTTAGCAAAAGACTTCCATCGTTTAAAAATATTTACCTCACAAGTAAGTCATTTTAGCATTCAAAAAGCGGCGGCTATTTTAGGCTTAGGTTATGACGCGGTGGTGAGCGTACCTTGTGATCCGTACTTCAGGATGGATGCGGTCAAATTAGCGCAAGCCCTTGAGTATTGTCATCAGGCGGGTGATATCCCCATGGCGGTGGTGGCAACAGCAGGGACCACAGACTTTGGCAGTATCGATCCCCTTGGTTGCATCGCAGGGTTAGCCAAGCAATATGGTGCTTGGTTTCATGTTGACGCGGCTTATGGTGGCGGATTATTAATTACACCCCACTATCATCATAAATTAGCTGGAATTGAACAAGCTGACTCAGTGACCATTGACTACCATAAATCTTTTTTTCAACCGGTGAGCTGTAGTGCTTTTTTTGTTAAGCAGAAAAAGCATTTATCAGTTGTGACTTATCATGCTGAATATTTAAATCCGTTAAGTCAGCAGCAAGCTGGAGTGCCTGATTTATGTAATAAAAGTATCCAAACCACACGTCGCTTTGACGCGCTAAAGTTATGGCTGTCTTTAAGAACGGTCGGTGCTAATAGTTTAGGGTTGGCGTTAGAGCAGGTGATGCATCTAGCTCAGCAAGCTTATTCATTATTAAGCTCTGATTCTGAAATTGAGGTCGTTCACTTTCCACAATTAAGTACTTTAGTTTTTCGATACTTACCTAAAAATAACCCAAATCTCAAGCTAGTTGATGAGACAAACCGCTTTATTCGCACTCAACTTTCCCGCCAAGGGCAGGCACTGATCGCAGCGACAAAAATTGAAGGGCATCAATACCTAAAATTCACTTTTTTAAATTGCACGACACAGATTAAGGATGTGCAGCAGGTCTTGATGCTTATTAAACAATATGGCGAACAATTTTTGAACCAAGCGTTGAGTTCTCAGTTGCAAGGAAGTGCCATTGCTGCACTGGAGATAGAGCATGCGTGA